From one uncultured Paludibacter sp. genomic stretch:
- a CDS encoding putative Homocysteine S-methyltransferase (Evidence 3 : Putative function from multiple computational evidences; Product type e : enzyme) — protein sequence MSLRTELEKRILVLDGAMGTMIQRHKLTEKDYRGKRFADVKIPQKGNNDLLVLTHPTIIYDIHFQYLASGADIVETNTFNAQRISMEDYGMGNLVREINLAAAKLARKAADEFTSKNPNKPRFVAGSVGPTNKTASMSPDVNNPAYRAVTFDDLVTAYKEQISALIEGGVDAILIETIFDTLNAKAAIFAAEEVMKECGKCVELMLSATVADISGRTLSGQTIGAFLTSVSHANLLSVGLNCSFGAKDLKSYLQEISLRSSIYVSAHPNAGLPNQFGEYDETPEKMALQIKEYIDEGLVNIIGGCCGTSPAHIAEYQKLIEGAKIRMPKSEDKNLHLSGLEEIVILSPSVECYKIIANNKDVSKLQGKTSPLIPLLEERETSKWFYGKEHANFTTDAKSWHLLINVAKEMRFNSTEAEEKMWESLRNGKTGYKIRRQHIINGYIVDFYCVEKKAIIEIDGGIHLTSKQKEHDKLRTDILISNGYNIARYTNDEVIKNTFGVAQNVKKFLNSISISPLSSRRGVGGEVLTPQEEQRSLFLNIGERCNVAGSRAFLRLINEKKYEEALTIARKQVEDGAQVIDINMDDAMLDAKQEMITFLNYVASEPEIAKVPIMIDSSKWEVIEAGLKCVQGKCIVNSISLKEGEDDFIEKAKKIRAYGAATVVMAFDEKGQADSLERKTEICGRAYKLLTEKADFPPQDIIFDPNVLAIATGIEEHNNYGVDFINATRWIKENLPYAKVSGGVSNLSFSFRGNNPVREAIHSVFLYYAIQAGMDMGIVNAGMLQIYEEIPKDLLERVEDVVLNRRTDATERMIEFAEKIKNEESQEKTEQKDVWRSETLEKRLEYALIKGISDHLEEDLAEALTKYSSAIEIIEKPLMNGMNIVGELFGEGKMFLPQVVKTARTMKKAVSILQPEIEKTKVAGQSSSAGKFLIATVKGDVHDIGKNIVAVVLGCNNYEVIDLGVMTPTEKIIQTAIEEKVDIIGLSGLITPSLEEMCNVASEMEKAGLKVPLLIGGATTSKIHTAVKIAPNYSNPVIYVKDASVNTSVVANLMNAKTKMDYVSEIQNEYQQIRERQAPKKELLTLDEAKRRKPKLF from the coding sequence ATGAGTTTAAGAACAGAACTTGAGAAACGGATTTTAGTACTTGATGGTGCAATGGGCACGATGATTCAGAGACATAAGCTCACAGAAAAAGATTATCGTGGCAAGCGCTTTGCTGATGTAAAAATTCCGCAAAAAGGAAATAATGATTTATTGGTTTTGACTCATCCAACAATTATTTACGATATTCATTTCCAATATCTTGCATCCGGAGCTGACATCGTTGAGACGAATACTTTCAATGCTCAACGTATTTCTATGGAAGATTACGGTATGGGAAATCTGGTGCGCGAAATAAATCTTGCTGCAGCAAAGCTGGCAAGAAAAGCTGCCGATGAATTTACATCGAAAAATCCTAACAAGCCTCGTTTTGTTGCGGGTTCCGTAGGACCTACAAATAAAACCGCTTCCATGTCGCCCGATGTAAATAATCCTGCTTATCGCGCAGTTACGTTTGATGATTTGGTTACGGCATATAAAGAACAAATTTCAGCGTTAATCGAAGGCGGCGTAGATGCTATTTTGATAGAAACTATTTTTGATACGCTCAATGCCAAAGCTGCTATTTTTGCTGCTGAAGAAGTGATGAAAGAATGTGGGAAATGTGTGGAATTGATGCTTTCAGCTACAGTTGCAGATATTAGTGGAAGAACACTTTCCGGACAAACCATTGGTGCGTTTTTAACTTCCGTTTCACACGCTAATTTATTATCTGTAGGTTTGAACTGTTCTTTTGGAGCTAAAGATTTAAAATCATATTTGCAGGAAATAAGTTTACGCTCATCGATATATGTAAGTGCACATCCAAATGCAGGATTACCCAACCAGTTTGGAGAGTACGATGAAACGCCGGAAAAAATGGCTTTGCAAATAAAAGAATACATTGATGAAGGGTTGGTAAATATCATTGGCGGCTGTTGTGGAACCTCTCCGGCACACATTGCAGAATATCAGAAATTGATTGAAGGAGCAAAAATTAGAATGCCGAAGTCAGAAGATAAGAATTTGCATCTAAGCGGGTTGGAAGAAATCGTGATTTTATCTCCATCTGTAGAGTGTTATAAAATTATCGCGAATAACAAAGATGTCTCAAAACTTCAAGGTAAAACCTCACCCTTAATCCCTCTCCTTGAGGAGAGGGAAACTTCCAAATGGTTTTATGGAAAGGAGCATGCTAATTTTACCACCGATGCAAAATCTTGGCATTTATTAATCAATGTTGCAAAAGAAATGAGATTCAATTCTACGGAAGCAGAAGAGAAAATGTGGGAAAGTTTGAGAAATGGCAAAACAGGTTATAAAATACGTCGTCAACATATTATTAATGGATATATTGTTGATTTTTATTGTGTTGAAAAAAAAGCTATTATTGAAATTGATGGAGGTATTCATTTAACTTCAAAGCAGAAGGAACACGATAAATTGCGGACTGATATTTTAATTTCAAACGGATATAATATTGCCAGATATACAAATGACGAAGTAATAAAGAATACTTTCGGAGTAGCTCAAAATGTTAAAAAGTTTCTTAATAGTATATCAATTTCTCCCCTCTCCTCAAGGAGAGGGGTAGGGGGTGAGGTTTTAACACCCCAAGAGGAGCAAAGGTCTCTTTTTCTAAACATTGGCGAACGCTGTAATGTTGCAGGTTCACGTGCTTTTTTGCGGTTGATTAATGAAAAGAAGTACGAAGAAGCATTGACTATTGCCAGAAAACAAGTAGAAGATGGTGCGCAAGTGATAGATATAAATATGGATGATGCGATGCTCGATGCAAAACAGGAAATGATTACTTTCCTGAATTACGTTGCTTCCGAGCCAGAAATAGCAAAAGTGCCTATTATGATTGACAGTTCAAAATGGGAAGTAATTGAAGCCGGATTAAAATGCGTGCAAGGAAAATGTATTGTAAATTCCATCAGTTTAAAAGAAGGCGAGGATGATTTTATTGAAAAAGCCAAGAAAATTCGTGCTTATGGCGCGGCTACGGTAGTAATGGCGTTTGATGAGAAAGGACAAGCCGATAGTCTTGAAAGAAAAACCGAAATTTGTGGACGAGCATATAAACTTCTTACCGAAAAAGCGGATTTTCCACCACAAGATATAATTTTCGACCCGAATGTATTGGCGATTGCGACCGGAATTGAAGAACACAATAATTACGGTGTGGATTTTATCAATGCTACGCGTTGGATAAAAGAAAACCTTCCTTATGCAAAAGTAAGTGGCGGCGTGAGTAACTTGTCTTTCTCTTTCCGTGGGAATAATCCCGTACGTGAAGCCATCCACAGCGTTTTTCTATATTACGCGATTCAAGCTGGAATGGATATGGGAATTGTAAATGCGGGAATGTTGCAGATTTACGAAGAAATCCCGAAAGATTTGTTGGAAAGGGTAGAAGATGTCGTGTTAAATCGGCGTACGGATGCTACCGAAAGGATGATTGAATTTGCAGAAAAAATTAAAAATGAAGAATCGCAGGAAAAAACGGAGCAAAAGGACGTTTGGCGTTCAGAGACACTGGAAAAACGTTTGGAATATGCTTTGATTAAAGGCATCAGCGATCATTTGGAGGAAGATTTGGCGGAAGCATTGACAAAATATTCTTCGGCAATTGAAATCATTGAAAAACCGTTGATGAACGGAATGAACATTGTGGGCGAACTTTTTGGCGAAGGAAAAATGTTTTTGCCGCAAGTAGTTAAAACCGCACGTACAATGAAAAAAGCGGTTTCTATTCTTCAACCGGAAATTGAAAAAACAAAAGTGGCGGGGCAAAGTTCTTCGGCAGGTAAATTCCTGATTGCCACCGTAAAAGGCGATGTGCACGATATTGGAAAAAATATTGTAGCTGTAGTTTTGGGTTGTAATAATTATGAAGTGATTGATTTGGGAGTGATGACGCCCACGGAAAAAATCATTCAAACTGCTATTGAAGAAAAAGTAGACATTATTGGTTTAAGCGGATTGATTACGCCTTCGTTGGAAGAAATGTGCAACGTTGCTTCCGAAATGGAAAAAGCAGGATTAAAAGTGCCTTTGCTGATAGGCGGAGCCACGACTTCTAAAATCCACACGGCAGTGAAAATTGCCCCCAATTACAGCAATCCTGTAATTTACGTAAAAGATGCGTCTGTAAATACTTCGGTAGTTGCCAATTTGATGAATGCCAAAACAAAAATGGATTATGTTTCCGAAATTCAGAATGAATATCAGCAAATCAGAGAAAGACAAGCCCCGAAAAAGGAACTTTTGACTTTAGATGAAGCAAAAAGAAGGAAACCGAAGTTGTTTTAG
- a CDS encoding conserved exported hypothetical protein (Evidence 4 : Unknown function but conserved in other organisms) has protein sequence MLKKLLSICFAFAFIACNNSNKFTVTGTISNADNQTLYFEHNSLVKDSLIDSVKLNQNGNFKFKSIHPAYPDLYTLRIGNQKIVLGVDSSETISVTADADKLIDAEIVNSIPSSDIQKLRKSVLKLQNAALLIGAEKDQAKQKQMLDSFSVNVENHKKTVMALILKNPRSIAAYFALYQQVNGLYIISPYDKKDRTYFSAVATSFDTYMPDYDRSKNLHNLVIDALKQDKAQEQQQLLTQLQNTSGISFPEIELNDAKGVSHKLSSLRGKTIVLDFSAAEMENNIEYTFELRDIYNTYSGKGLQIYQVSLDQNKMLWERAITNLPWICVRDENGPSSKYVSIYNVQNIPTIFLIDKTGNIVGRYTDFNLLKKDIKRVI, from the coding sequence ATGTTAAAAAAACTACTTTCCATTTGTTTTGCTTTTGCATTTATTGCGTGCAATAATTCCAATAAATTTACCGTAACCGGAACTATTTCCAATGCCGATAATCAAACGCTTTATTTTGAGCACAACAGTTTGGTAAAAGACAGTTTGATTGATTCCGTTAAACTAAATCAAAACGGAAATTTCAAATTCAAATCCATTCATCCTGCCTATCCTGATTTATATACATTACGCATTGGAAATCAGAAAATTGTACTTGGCGTAGATTCCTCTGAAACAATATCTGTCACAGCCGATGCCGACAAATTAATTGACGCCGAAATTGTCAATTCCATTCCTTCTTCCGATATTCAAAAGCTAAGAAAATCGGTATTGAAATTGCAAAACGCAGCTTTGCTGATTGGCGCAGAAAAAGATCAAGCAAAACAAAAACAAATGCTGGATTCGTTTTCCGTAAATGTAGAAAATCACAAAAAAACGGTTATGGCTTTAATTTTAAAAAATCCGCGTTCCATAGCTGCGTATTTTGCTCTTTATCAGCAAGTAAACGGTTTGTACATCATATCTCCTTACGACAAAAAAGACCGTACTTATTTTTCGGCAGTAGCCACTTCTTTTGACACATATATGCCTGATTATGATCGCTCTAAAAATCTTCATAATTTGGTTATAGATGCTTTGAAACAAGATAAAGCCCAGGAACAACAGCAACTTTTAACACAATTACAGAATACATCAGGCATAAGTTTTCCCGAAATTGAATTAAATGACGCAAAAGGAGTTTCACATAAACTTTCATCTTTAAGAGGAAAAACTATTGTGTTGGATTTTTCTGCTGCAGAAATGGAAAATAACATTGAATACACCTTTGAATTGCGCGACATTTATAATACTTATTCAGGGAAAGGATTGCAAATTTATCAAGTTTCACTCGACCAAAATAAAATGCTTTGGGAGCGCGCAATAACGAATCTCCCTTGGATTTGTGTTCGCGATGAAAATGGTCCGTCATCAAAATATGTTAGTATTTACAATGTACAGAATATCCCGACAATTTTCTTAATTGATAAAACAGGAAATATAGTAGGTAGATATACTGATTTTAATTTGTTGAAAAAGGATATTAAACGTGTAATATAA
- the queG gene encoding Epoxyqueuosine reductase, whose translation MKKVLTDFIKKQALEIGFDACGVAKAEFLEEDLLFFNSWLKNGFQAEMSYLERNLEKRFNPQIMVEECKSIVVVMLNYYPAEIQNIHQPKIAKYAYSKTDYHTVIKEKLRELENKIIENFGENCFNSKQQHLFVDSAPVLERRWGEKAGLGWIGRNKMLIHPDFGSHFFLGELFINEELEYDSPIKNRCGTCRKCLDACPTNALTEKNGLNARRCISYQTIENKKEVDIEIRSKLSGYAFGCDICNDVCPWNKSRNKPHQNNGLETAPETIHWTEKDWKSLSEEKFNQIFTNSAIKRAGFQKLKQNIKFVTEKN comes from the coding sequence TTGAAAAAGGTATTAACGGATTTCATAAAAAAACAAGCTTTAGAAATTGGTTTTGACGCTTGCGGAGTAGCAAAAGCGGAGTTTTTGGAAGAAGATCTATTATTTTTTAATTCTTGGTTAAAAAACGGCTTTCAAGCAGAAATGAGCTATTTGGAACGAAACTTGGAGAAACGTTTTAATCCGCAAATAATGGTAGAAGAATGTAAATCTATCGTGGTAGTAATGTTGAATTATTATCCGGCTGAGATTCAAAATATTCATCAACCTAAAATTGCAAAATACGCTTACAGTAAAACCGATTATCATACTGTAATTAAAGAAAAATTACGAGAACTCGAAAACAAAATAATTGAAAATTTTGGAGAAAATTGTTTTAATTCAAAACAGCAACATTTATTTGTTGATTCAGCTCCGGTTTTAGAAAGGCGTTGGGGAGAAAAAGCCGGTTTGGGATGGATTGGACGAAATAAAATGCTGATACATCCCGATTTTGGTTCGCATTTTTTCCTGGGTGAATTGTTTATTAATGAAGAACTTGAATATGATTCTCCAATAAAAAACCGTTGTGGAACGTGTAGAAAATGTTTGGACGCTTGTCCCACAAATGCACTGACTGAAAAAAACGGGTTAAACGCTCGCCGCTGCATTTCATATCAAACCATCGAAAATAAAAAAGAGGTGGATATTGAAATAAGGAGTAAACTTTCAGGTTACGCTTTTGGTTGTGATATTTGCAATGATGTTTGTCCCTGGAATAAGTCACGCAACAAACCGCATCAAAATAACGGGTTGGAAACCGCGCCTGAAACAATTCATTGGACAGAAAAAGATTGGAAAAGCTTATCGGAAGAAAAATTCAATCAAATCTTCACAAACTCAGCGATAAAAAGAGCCGGATTTCAAAAACTGAAACAAAATATTAAATTTGTAACGGAGAAAAATTAA
- a CDS encoding Chromate transport protein — MEVYLQLFISFFKIGLFGFGGGYAILSLIQHEIEVHHWMTQKEFTDIIAISQMTPGPIGINSATYVGYTASGSIWGSVVATVAIVLPSFIIMIALVKFFFALQGNKYMEYAFLGLRPVVVGLIAAAALLLMNSENFIDYKSVIIFLAAFLLSFKFKLHPILLIIIAGVAGFILY; from the coding sequence ATGGAAGTTTATCTACAACTATTTATATCGTTTTTCAAAATCGGATTGTTTGGTTTTGGAGGCGGATACGCTATTTTATCCCTTATACAACACGAAATAGAGGTGCATCACTGGATGACACAAAAAGAATTTACAGATATTATTGCTATTTCGCAAATGACGCCCGGACCTATCGGAATAAACAGCGCCACATACGTAGGTTATACCGCATCCGGAAGCATTTGGGGTTCCGTTGTTGCTACAGTAGCAATTGTTTTACCTTCATTCATTATTATGATTGCATTAGTAAAATTCTTTTTTGCACTGCAAGGAAATAAATATATGGAATATGCTTTTCTGGGGCTTCGTCCTGTTGTGGTGGGATTAATCGCTGCTGCCGCATTACTTTTGATGAACAGTGAAAATTTTATTGATTATAAGAGCGTTATTATATTTCTCGCAGCTTTTCTTTTATCTTTTAAGTTCAAGCTTCATCCTATTCTACTTATAATAATCGCAGGTGTAGCAGGATTTATTTTATATTGA
- the gpmA gene encoding phosphoglyceromutase 1 (Evidence 2a : Function from experimental evidences in other organisms; Product type e : enzyme), protein MKKVVLIRHGESVWNMENRFTGWTDVDLSEKGVQEAIKAGQLLKKEGFEFEIAFTSYLKRAVKTLNNILDQMNLDWIPVKKTWRLNEKHYGMLQGLNKAETAEKYGDEQVLIWRRSYDVPPTPMEQADSRSPFQDPRYNGVPKKYLPLTESLKETVERIVPYWEDTIYPALVNHDQILVAAHGNSLRGIIKYLKNISDEDIVSLNLPTAVPYVFEFDDELNFVKDYFLGDPEEIKKLMEAVANQGKKK, encoded by the coding sequence ATGAAAAAAGTAGTTTTAATCCGCCACGGCGAGAGCGTTTGGAATATGGAAAACCGCTTTACAGGTTGGACTGACGTTGATCTTTCAGAAAAAGGAGTTCAAGAAGCAATTAAAGCCGGTCAATTATTGAAAAAAGAAGGTTTCGAGTTTGAAATAGCGTTCACGTCTTATTTGAAACGTGCTGTAAAAACGTTAAATAACATTCTTGACCAAATGAATTTGGATTGGATTCCGGTGAAAAAAACTTGGCGTTTGAATGAAAAACATTATGGAATGCTTCAAGGATTAAACAAAGCAGAAACTGCTGAAAAATATGGCGATGAACAAGTATTGATTTGGAGAAGAAGTTACGATGTTCCGCCAACGCCAATGGAACAAGCAGATTCACGCTCGCCATTTCAAGATCCTCGTTACAACGGAGTTCCAAAAAAATACCTGCCACTGACAGAGTCATTGAAAGAAACCGTTGAACGTATTGTTCCTTATTGGGAAGATACAATTTATCCGGCATTGGTAAATCACGATCAAATTTTGGTTGCTGCTCACGGAAACAGTTTGCGTGGTATTATTAAATATCTGAAAAACATTTCTGACGAAGACATCGTAAGTTTGAATTTGCCAACAGCAGTTCCTTATGTATTTGAATTTGACGATGAACTAAACTTTGTAAAAGACTATTTCCTTGGCGACCCTGAAGAAATCAAAAAACTGATGGAAGCCGTTGCTAATCAAGGAAAAAAGAAATAA
- a CDS encoding conserved hypothetical protein (Evidence 4 : Unknown function but conserved in other organisms), whose amino-acid sequence MLCGILIGFLFRKKQFKYQSQVIMALIWILLFLLGLEVGSNEQVVKQSGKIILQAFLIATGGTLGSVIAAKILWKNILRKSK is encoded by the coding sequence ATGCTTTGCGGAATATTAATCGGTTTTTTATTCCGTAAAAAACAATTCAAATATCAAAGTCAAGTGATTATGGCTTTAATTTGGATACTATTGTTTTTGTTAGGATTGGAAGTTGGAAGCAATGAACAAGTTGTAAAACAATCGGGGAAAATTATTCTGCAAGCGTTTTTGATTGCTACGGGAGGAACATTAGGAAGCGTAATTGCTGCAAAAATTTTATGGAAAAATATCCTCAGGAAAAGTAAATAG
- a CDS encoding conserved exported hypothetical protein (Evidence 4 : Unknown function but conserved in other organisms) — translation MKKLFLFYIFLFFCSGTFAQNKEKPSSAAYTILLTGASFASPENGWFELGCKALNATPINRAIGGEAIADAANRMAAGTLYSKKELEKTDAFVIMQVHDKDVYDTTQLKENYTDYKIPFDRSNYAAAYDYVIKRYITECYNLKFDSTSIYYKSPYGKPAVIVFSTHWHDARVTYNTSIRKLAEKWGFPLIEFDKYIGFSKNALHPVTKKQYSLIYGVGDTQQTDGVTYGWHPIRGNDSFIQQRMAAIFVDTMRKILPIK, via the coding sequence ATGAAAAAACTTTTTTTATTTTACATCTTTTTATTTTTTTGCAGTGGAACTTTTGCTCAAAATAAAGAAAAACCAAGTTCTGCAGCATACACCATTTTACTTACAGGAGCATCTTTTGCATCGCCCGAAAACGGTTGGTTCGAATTGGGTTGTAAAGCTTTAAATGCAACTCCTATAAATAGAGCTATTGGAGGCGAAGCCATTGCCGATGCTGCAAACAGAATGGCTGCCGGAACGCTCTATTCAAAAAAAGAATTGGAAAAAACAGACGCTTTTGTTATTATGCAAGTGCACGATAAAGATGTATACGACACAACACAACTAAAGGAGAATTATACGGATTATAAAATTCCTTTTGACCGCTCCAACTACGCTGCGGCGTATGATTATGTGATAAAAAGATATATTACAGAATGCTATAACCTGAAATTTGATTCCACTTCCATTTATTATAAATCTCCTTACGGAAAACCTGCCGTAATTGTGTTTTCTACGCATTGGCACGACGCACGCGTTACTTACAATACTTCCATTCGTAAATTAGCAGAAAAATGGGGCTTTCCTTTGATAGAATTTGATAAATACATCGGCTTTTCAAAAAACGCCCTTCATCCTGTTACTAAAAAGCAATACAGTTTGATTTACGGCGTTGGCGACACGCAGCAAACTGACGGCGTAACTTACGGATGGCATCCCATACGTGGTAATGACAGCTTTATTCAACAACGCATGGCTGCTATTTTCGTAGATACAATGCGGAAAATTTTGCCGATAAAATAA
- a CDS encoding TonB family protein has translation MLTREKIYALTGSIIGCIALFLILWFIYMPAFYTDNILDEGVMVSFGDAFDGGGNDMSVQDVYAPPATAQTPTTAQKLPSEQDIMTQKSVSPVKVAENKNKTDIKAQELALQREAEQRRIAEQQRREQEAIDRANNTMSGLFGNSGGSGSGNTRGDTRQGNPAGKGTSGGNSWSLNGRDLIGSLVRPSYSSNEEGKITVSIRVDKSGNVTSATVVSPTTISDAETRSGAITAARQTKFSGGSGVVVGTITYFYRLN, from the coding sequence ATGCTGACTCGTGAAAAAATATATGCTCTGACCGGTTCAATTATTGGCTGTATTGCGTTGTTCCTTATTCTTTGGTTTATATATATGCCGGCTTTTTATACCGATAATATTTTGGATGAAGGAGTAATGGTGAGTTTTGGCGATGCTTTTGACGGTGGCGGAAACGATATGTCTGTTCAGGATGTGTATGCTCCTCCCGCAACAGCACAAACTCCTACTACAGCACAAAAACTTCCTTCGGAACAAGATATTATGACCCAAAAAAGCGTTTCGCCCGTAAAAGTAGCTGAGAATAAAAATAAAACGGATATAAAAGCACAGGAATTAGCTCTGCAACGCGAAGCGGAACAACGTCGTATTGCAGAACAGCAACGACGCGAACAAGAAGCCATTGACAGAGCCAATAACACTATGTCGGGATTATTTGGCAATAGCGGTGGCAGCGGAAGCGGAAATACACGAGGCGATACGCGACAAGGAAATCCCGCAGGAAAAGGAACTTCAGGAGGAAATTCATGGTCTCTTAACGGACGAGATTTGATTGGTTCGTTAGTGCGTCCTTCATACTCGAGCAACGAAGAAGGAAAAATTACCGTCAGTATTCGAGTGGATAAAAGCGGAAACGTAACCTCAGCAACGGTAGTTTCACCTACCACTATTTCTGATGCCGAAACACGCAGCGGAGCAATTACTGCCGCTCGTCAAACCAAATTTAGCGGCGGAAGCGGTGTGGTTGTCGGTACGATTACTTATTTTTATAGATTGAATTAA
- a CDS encoding DJ-1 family protein: MKAYIFLADGFEEIEAITPMDVLRRAEIKVVTVSISNNKVVTGAHNIPVMADKLFTEINVSGDDYLILPGGIPGTANLMAHEGLNKLVKKQYDAGKEVAAICAAPSLLGKLGILEGKEAISYPGFEKNLIGAKISDKTVVKSENIITAKGPGVAIAFALKIVETIKGKTVADNVANGMCFVI, translated from the coding sequence ATGAAAGCTTACATTTTTCTTGCCGATGGCTTTGAAGAAATTGAAGCCATCACACCTATGGACGTTTTACGTCGCGCAGAAATAAAGGTTGTAACTGTTTCTATTTCAAACAATAAAGTGGTAACAGGAGCACACAATATTCCTGTAATGGCAGACAAATTATTTACTGAAATAAATGTTTCAGGCGATGATTATTTGATTCTCCCGGGAGGAATACCCGGCACAGCTAATTTAATGGCGCACGAAGGGCTTAATAAATTAGTGAAAAAACAATACGACGCCGGAAAAGAAGTGGCTGCTATTTGCGCTGCTCCTTCGCTTTTAGGGAAATTGGGAATTTTAGAAGGAAAAGAAGCTATTTCGTATCCCGGTTTTGAGAAGAATTTAATTGGTGCAAAAATTTCGGATAAAACAGTGGTAAAATCCGAAAATATAATTACAGCCAAAGGTCCCGGTGTTGCTATTGCTTTTGCATTAAAAATTGTAGAAACCATAAAAGGAAAAACCGTTGCAGACAATGTAGCGAACGGTATGTGTTTTGTCATCTGA
- a CDS encoding exported hypothetical protein (Evidence 5 : Unknown function), with amino-acid sequence MKKSLLLLSFLFIFISVTAGGFKDIIKLNLPSKYYSPQFSYSFFLADVSKWDFNQFSELGEKNVKFLDYYYIPFSNELGITFFNALYTGINFGFGFRNSKELDNYTADSLFYEYNTQNIGLNIGYQLIKSRYIIFTPKANIKWNRLHLQNYQNKEKVTLNDYLSNKDLNISFHQFTGFLGADLAFRLYDKTVNGNITFNVYGGYLYKLHSKPLVYSTGNRLITSKKINIDNYLAGIGFTFLFY; translated from the coding sequence ATGAAAAAAAGTTTACTTTTACTTTCTTTTTTATTTATTTTTATTTCGGTAACTGCTGGTGGTTTTAAAGATATTATAAAATTAAATTTACCATCTAAGTATTATTCTCCGCAATTTTCATACAGTTTTTTTCTTGCGGATGTATCAAAATGGGATTTTAATCAATTTAGTGAGTTGGGTGAAAAGAACGTTAAGTTTCTGGATTACTATTATATACCATTCAGTAATGAATTGGGTATTACGTTTTTTAATGCACTTTATACCGGTATAAATTTTGGATTTGGATTTCGTAATTCAAAAGAATTAGATAATTATACAGCAGATTCTTTATTTTATGAATATAATACTCAAAATATTGGTTTAAATATAGGGTATCAGTTAATTAAGAGTCGCTATATCATTTTCACGCCAAAAGCTAATATAAAATGGAACAGACTACATCTGCAAAATTATCAAAATAAGGAAAAAGTGACATTAAATGATTATTTATCTAACAAAGATTTGAATATCAGTTTTCATCAATTTACTGGTTTTTTAGGGGCTGATTTAGCTTTTAGATTATATGATAAAACTGTTAACGGCAATATCACCTTTAATGTGTATGGAGGATATCTTTATAAATTACATTCAAAACCTTTAGTTTATTCAACAGGAAATCGATTAATTACTTCTAAAAAAATAAATATAGATAATTATTTAGCAGGAATTGGTTTCACATTTTTATTTTACTAA
- a CDS encoding Chromate ion transporter (CHR) family chromate transporter translates to MNIYWQLFTTFVKIGSFTIGGGYAMIPLIQKEVVDNRKWMDEKEFIDMLAMAQSAPGVIAINTSIFIGYKLRGIKGSIVTTLGSALPSFIIILLIAMLFTNFKDNPVVEKIFKGIRPAVVALIAAPLWKMSKSAKITWKTLIIPVAAALLIWGLNVSPVVIVAIAIVGGMLYGIYSAEKKL, encoded by the coding sequence ATGAATATATATTGGCAGCTTTTTACTACTTTCGTTAAAATCGGGAGTTTTACTATTGGTGGCGGTTATGCAATGATTCCGCTGATACAAAAAGAAGTAGTGGACAACAGAAAATGGATGGACGAAAAGGAATTTATTGATATGCTGGCAATGGCACAATCAGCGCCGGGTGTTATTGCTATTAACACATCCATTTTTATCGGTTATAAATTACGCGGAATTAAAGGCAGCATTGTTACTACACTGGGAAGCGCTTTGCCTTCTTTTATCATTATTTTACTCATAGCAATGTTATTCACTAATTTTAAGGACAATCCTGTCGTTGAAAAAATTTTCAAGGGAATTCGTCCCGCAGTAGTAGCATTAATCGCGGCTCCGCTTTGGAAAATGTCAAAATCCGCTAAAATTACTTGGAAAACGTTGATTATTCCCGTGGCGGCAGCATTGCTTATTTGGGGATTGAATGTTTCTCCGGTGGTAATTGTTGCTATTGCAATAGTTGGTGGAATGTTATACGGGATCTACTCTGCAGAAAAAAAATTATAA